The DNA region ATAGTTTCATAACCAAGACAGTTGGaagaaataaaattaaaaaacTAGTGTTGTAACACAGTGCTGCTAAACCAACTTACTCATTGCCTATTGACATCACAATCTTTGTCATCATTACTGTAGTTGAATTTGCCAAGGCAGAATGATGACATTAGGATTTGCAAGGTAATCTATCTTGGAAATGTTTCCAACCAAATATCAAAGAAAAATGGACaaaattaatcaaataaatttTACTATAGTGTGAGCCAACACAGATAACATTTGCATATTTATTTAGATTTTAAACTTGTGTTTCAATGTTGTTCTTTTTGAGTATTTGTTGAAAGTGTTCTTCTCGGACTTGTACCGTTTCTTGTATAACCTATGTTTAATTTCGTCACTCAAATTCTGAGTCCATACAATTGACAAGGAGTTTTCACAACACCAATAACAATCATTAGAGGGATCTCAATGATTGAGACAAGAGAGAAAAGGAAGACGAGATTGAGAGACAATGATATTTCTCTTTTCTTTCTAAAACACACGTGGATGAGGATGAGTATTAAAGATGCATATTCGGACGCACTCAAGATCTAGTTAACGTTGAAATATTTCAGAGATACATCTTAAGAATATTTTGGAGATTAAATTGCGTCAGACTCTTCACCTTCTTCATTTCTCATTTTTACTCAAAACCAACTTAAATCACTCTTAACTTTTTTTCTCATCACCAACTCAAAAATCAATTAACGAAACTCAAGAGAATTTCAATCAACATCATCCAACCCCGAAGGAAAGTTGAAATTTTTTAAGTTTTTgataaaaaatttatttttgtgTTAATGAGTAGAAATTGATGATTAGGGTTAGAAATTAGTAAAAATTGCATGTATGATAGTTTAGACATAGTGTATTACACTTTTGTTGGTTGAAATGGATGACCAAAGCATTTTTATTTTGTGATTTTATGTGCACATTCGCGCCATTGACGTTGTCTGATTTGCAGAAAATTCTGGATAGTGTTATACTCTGGATGGTTGGCTTGCGGATCATGTCTCACTGCTTCTCATCTGCCCGAGCGTGTCATGCGACAGTTTGGCTACACTCAAATCATTCCTAGATACCCTGTTGTCTTTGTTCCTCCTACTCTGACATGTAGGCACACTACAACAAAAATGAGTTCAGGCAACAATCAGAACACTCAAATCATTCCTAGATACCCTGTTGTCTTTGTTCCTCCTACTCTGACATGTAGGCACACTACAACAAAAATGAGTTCAGGCAACAATCAGAAACCGTGGCCATATACATGAGAACCGTAGCATAAGACGTTAGACTACGGTTATCAGGCGTGGAATAAGTCGCCGTTGCCTATTCCAATAGACTACGGTTTTTGCACTTTAGCCCACTAAATTGTAAAGCGTTGCCTATAGTATGTGAAAAGGCCGCACTTTTTTAACTAGTTTTGGACCACGGTTTTGTTTAAGCTACACAATTAAAACCGTAGTCTATTAGTTATAGCACAGTTTGTTTCCAACTTTAGTCCACGGTTTTGATTAGCTACATTTGTAAAATTGTTGCTTAGTGTTCATACCACAacatttattattttaattttttttaattataaatatcTTTTTAAATTTTAACAATTACAAATTTTATCAACATAAAATATGTTAAATTAATGATAAATTTCACTGAAAAAATTCcattattaaaataataaaaaaagttAAAATAATGATAAATTTACATAAAGAAATTCCACTGTAATATAAAGTTAAATATACAAAATCATGAAATTCTAACCAATTCTTTTTGCTTAAGGTTTGTTGTACTTCTATATACATAATGCTAGAGTCAACAAAATCATGAAACAAAAATATAAAGATAGTTATATTTGTGCTTTAGCTCTCAACTTCATTTGGATAGGCAATCCTAGCCTTAATTTCAATTGTCCCTACAATAGAAAAAGCAAAAATTGTCCCTGCAATCAAAATTCCAACATAACATTAGAAGTATTTCCCAATACAAAAACAGTCGACAACAATACTATAACACTTAAATAAATTTTTCTGTCACACTTCACAAGTGGAAAACACCTAATGAGTCCTAGAAAATCAGTGAGATTGCATCAAAACCTTGATAATAATTCATTAGTAAGACAAGTCACCATGAGAGGCTAGTTATTCAGACAACAACCATCCTAAGTTGGAAGCCCAGAACAATAATGGCAGATAAATAATAATAGTGTAATAAAATAATCAAGGTCTTCATGAGTATTTACAAGAGAAAAATGAGAGCATACATTCTACCAATTAATTGACGCTTAGCATATAATTTATACAGTTGATCAAATTCTATTTTTTGTTCATTGAACAGTGGTTCCTTAGACAATAGTTCACCCATTAATTAAACCCAGAGACACATGGATAAGTATCAATAGCTGTTTAGTACTGTCTTTCCCCAAAGAAGAAGTTCAGCTTCCCTTAGAAACACATGGATAACCTTCCCTTCCGATTCAATTTCCTCTATGAAATTTAATACTCAACCAGGGGACAACAAAGGACTACGGTAAGTCAGAACAACTAATCAAATTTTGCTCTTGGTCCATAAACCTACTTAATCTCAAAAATTTCTACATCTTGAATAGAGAGATAATTTATTCAAAATAGAGAATGATACAAGACCAAACAATTAAAATCGAAAGCttaaaaaaataaattgaaaaagaaaaatattattGATTGAAGAGGGAGGAATCTAACCTTCAGTAGACAGACCATGATAGTGCATAAACCCTTATAGATCTTAGATGGCAAGAGACAGAGACAACAACATAATGATTTCGCTTTTCAGACTTCCTTGCAGCTTATGAAAATCGACTCTCTTTTGAAATATATGAAAGACGAAAATAGAGAGGATTGACCCTTTGATTAACTTAGTCTTCTTTGTTGCATGTGAGAAGAAACAATTTGGAATTTAGGGTTTGGATGTGAGAAGAAACAATTTAGAAGTTAGGGTTTGGATGAGAAGACGACATAAGACACTGTTTTGGGCTTTGAAGAGAGATATTtttgtttgaaaaaaaaatatgaacaCAGTACTTTATACTGTTATAAATTTTTTACTAAAAGTaatttttaattatattaaatGAAATATAATAATTTTTACACATGATCAAATCAAATCATATCATTTTATTATTTGCGAGATATTTTATATGGGTTTAATTGTGATGCTAAATTTTTTTTAcattatatattttttttctcattttatatttgtttaaATATGATTTTTGTTCTCTTATATTTATCTCTTTGAATGAATTATTTTGTAAAGTATTAAATAAAAAGAGTGGTTTTTTTATATTGTTTAAAAAATTCATATCAGTCAAAAGTAAAAACttatatttttataatttttattttatttttacattGTAACAAATATTTTCTAATTTTTCTAAAACATCTTCATATTATTAAGAGAAATCTTCACATggtaaaagaaatatttttgAGTGGATATAACTTTAATTTTAGTAAATTTGTATTTTTTCCTTGTAAAAAAATATGAAAGATATCCCATTCAATTGCACAAAATCTTAaatttctaattttattttattttgtgCAGTTTTTTATATTTATGACTATATAAAAAGTTATTATAGATATTATTGACAAAACTTATCGAATTTACAACAAATTTTTATTTAACTATAATTTTTATCAATTTTAAAAAGATTATAAATATTATTGTCAAattattttttttctcttttacaattcttatttattttagaatagatttgtaatataatttttatttcataaactttttaatattaaaaaatttatttgtttcTATATTTTTTTCTATATTTGATTTATTATAAACACATTTAAAATTTTGATCATGAATAATTGGAATGTGTAACAGTGTAATTTTTTTTGCTTTAATGATAAATAACAATAAATGTATTGTAACAAAATAGTAGTTATGTGTATATGAGAGTGAAAATATTTTATGAAcattgatatatatatatatatatatatatatatatatatatatatatatatatatatatatatatatatatatatatatatatatatatatatatatatatatatatatatatatatatatatatatatatatatatatatatatatatatatatcatctTAATATAAATGTGTATAGGTAATTAATGTACACTAGTTTGAATCCAGAAGTGGAAAAATTttaagttttttattttaaatttacaagtttttttttatcaaaatcGCCCTCTTTAATATTAGATTGTGCTTCTCAGACGTTGCCTTTAAGATAAAAAATGACCACACCTTCAAATCCGTGGTTCAAAGTAAATAACGGACGGTTTAGTTATGCCAACAATTTCAAAACCGTAGCTTAAAGTGTATACAAAACGGTTTTCACCAAAAATCTAGAAATTTATCCACGTGTAAAAAACCGTAGTTTATTACCCTTTAGGCAACGGTATTTAAGTCATTGTCTATTCTTCAGTGGCCTAAAGCTAAAAATGTTGTAGTGAGATAAATGACATATTTGATGATTATGAGAGTCATCTGGTACCGGGGGAGGCATGGAGTATTACAGTCGTGAACGACTGGAGCTACGTCGAAGGGTATATCAGATGGTTCTTCAGAGTGTCATATCTGTATATGATGCATGGTGCTTTAGGAGATCCACCTAGGTCATCTCATTTGGAGATACTAGAGGAGGAACATGCGCATTTAGATCATGTTGAGAATGCTTACCTAGATGTCGTTGCATTGTGAAAATTGTGTAGGCAAGCATTGACAAAGGTATCTTCTCTAATTGGTATGATGTTAGGTATGTCCTAGATGTCATCATGGCGGAGGCACATGGGGCCTTAATGTACCGGAAACAACATCAGAGGACGGGGAGAATTGATGACCGAGGAGGCAGAGCAGGCAGAGGCGATGTAGTCAGACATACACAATAGTGCATTAGTATATAGTAGTTTTAGTAGTACTATGAGTTATATTTTATTTTGACATCGTGCTACTTTATCGTTGTTCTCGACTTTTTTTATAGTTATTGGTGTTTTAtttatatatgacatttttgAACCATCTGAACTCATGTACCTCATTTTTGCATATTGCTTGTATGGTTTAAATCTTCATCTGAGCAAACATAAACAAAACATAGCATGGACAATTATGTTCTGATTAGTTACGGAGATGTATCTATGTAAAATAaacgaagatgcatctccggaatatTTTCTGAGTGTGATCCATGATATACGTTTTAAATTATTACGAAGATGTTTCTCTGAAATATTTTAATGTTTAATCAGAATCTGGTGTGTTCGATGATGCATCTCTGAAAACTAAGGACAATTATATATTTTCGCGTAGTGATTAAGAAATATATAGGATCTATTAAGAAATCCAAAAAAAATATAAACTCTAATTTTAATGATCCAAATCCTATAATTTTTCGAAATTAGCGGACCATCTATATAGATTAATCCATTGATGGCTTTATTAGTGTTAAATAATGAATTACAGCCCTTCTCTAATAATAAGAGCATCACACTCTATATCTTCTAATCACGAGTTAGTCATAACTTTACATAATCAAAATTTGAATCATTGGTGgcaaaaacaaaaacaaaaactaGTATTGCAGTTGAAGTGGGACCATAATCTTAATTGTAAAATGTTTAAATAAGGAGACACGTAAATAAATTCACCGTCGGTTTCTCCAAAACATTTGTTTCAGCTCTTTGATCATCATTTTCCCATCTCTTTCTCTTGAAgccagagacacacacacacaacaTGGTTGCAGAGGTAATAATTCCATCTTTGACTTTTCTTTTTCACACTTTCTTTTCTCATTAACCATCACCATTCTCTTGTTTTGTCAATTGTTTCACTGTTTTGTCAATGAAATATTAAGAAATTTTTGTGTGTCTGTTTAATGGTATTGATCCATAAGTGTCAATATTTTTGAACTACCATAGTGTTTCAAGTGGAAAGAAAATCAAACTTTTCATGTGCCTCTTGTTTTTCTCTATAAGAATAATCAGTTAAATATGTGAGACACAGATCCTATGTTGTTAGATAATTGTTAGTATTGCTGCATGCTAGATTttatgaaatgagtttgttttgtTTCTGGGAGTTAACATTAACATGATTATGTAATATTTTTTCAATGACCGACATAAAAGAAAATCTCCCATTAGTATTATGATTTGTTAGgatcataataataataataatagtacTAGTTGTTGTTAAATCAGTAATCACATGATTTGACATTAATTCACTAAAATCCATCCGAGTTTTTTTTTGTTGTCCTCACTTGATTCTAAGAATGTAAATTAACATATCAATCCCAATAATATCAACATGTCCTTTTTCTTATTGTACAGCAAAAATGGGTGAAAATAACAATGGTCCCTTGTCTAGATGATCATTATTTGACAATTTTGGCGTCtaactttttttttttgataGTTTATAGCTAATGACATAACTGATAGTTTATAGTTGATGACAGATAGTTTATAGCTGATAGTTAATAAGTTAGCTGATAGTTGATAGTTTATAGCTGATGAATGGTAGTTTATAGCTGATAGCTGATAATTTATAGTTGATGTCTGATAATTGATAGTTTATAGCCGATGTTTAGTAGTTATAGCAGATGATTGATAAGTTATAGCCGATGACAATGACAGTATCAGTTGTTTTGATAAAAAATTTACTGTCATGTCATGTCAGAATGAAGAAATGGTTACTGGATGGCCACTAGGACTTAGCTTCTTGAATACGAGACTCAGAGTTGTGGAATCGCTTCCAGCAGCTGctgcttcttcttcttcttcagaGGAACCACCATACCAATTGCACATACCATCCACAAGCTTCTCTTCGTTTTCAACCTCTAATCTTGATACCGaggttttgtttcttattcctttCTCAGTTTAAATTATGAAATTGTTCGAGAAACTTTTGTCGTCGTCGACTGATTACAGTTTATTCTGTTGCAACAACCAGTCCACAGCATCTTTCTTCCAAGACAAAAGTGTATCACTTGCACAGCTGATTGGATTTAGAACAGATGAGAGAGGACGGTTGTATTTCCCCAAGTCGTTAAGGTTGGAAGAAAGGAACAGGATACTAGAAAATGGTTCTTGTTCTAATGGCACCAAAGTACAAGAAAAGGATGTTTCTAAGGTTATTTGCATACCTGTACTAATTGATGCACTGCTAAAGATTATAAAGAGTAAGAAGAGTTCAAGAAACTAGGATATGATTAGTTAACACGTCTGAGAATGCAGATTCATGATTCTGTTGTTGCTCCTAGGTGAAATTCATGTGAAGATTTCAAGTTATTTCAGCTAGTTTTTTGGTAATTGTTATCTATTGTATAACTTTCACAAGT from Lathyrus oleraceus cultivar Zhongwan6 chromosome 1, CAAS_Psat_ZW6_1.0, whole genome shotgun sequence includes:
- the LOC127081803 gene encoding uncharacterized protein LOC127081803, whose product is MVAENEEMVTGWPLGLSFLNTRLRVVESLPAAAASSSSSEEPPYQLHIPSTSFSSFSTSNLDTESTASFFQDKSVSLAQLIGFRTDERGRLYFPKSLRLEERNRILENGSCSNGTKVQEKDVSKVICIPVLIDALLKIIKSKKSSRN